From the Candidatus Atribacteria bacterium genome, the window ATCTAATTTTTCCCAGATACCTCGAGTGGCACATTTGGAAGCCCTGTTGCAAACAGAGGGATTTTTTACGCACTCCACACAACTTATCCCTCCTTCCAGAGTTTTTATAATCTCGTTGAGAGTTATTTGAGAAGGAGATTTGGCTAATCTGTATCCTCCGTGGGCTCCTCGAGAAGAGTTCACCAATCCGCTTGCCCTAAGGGGTATTACCAGATGACTTAAATATTTTTCGGAAATCTCTTCCTTTTTAGCAATATCCTTTAAAAAAAGAGTGCCTTTATCAAAATTTAAGGCTAATTCTAACATCAATCTTGTACCATACCTTGCTCTGGTAGAAAGTCTCATAAAAATCACCTCGCTTAATTACTACTATAACTATTACTTTGGTAGTAATTATAATTTAAAAAAATATTTTTGTCAAGTATTAAGTTAAAAACTTGCTTTAAACGTTAAATCGGAAATTGATAATATCCCCGTCTTCGATGAAGGCATCTTTCCCTTCAATTCTTAACAATCCTTTTTCTTTTACGGCATGCATGGAACCAAGGGCAACCAAATCCCGATATGTCGCGATTTCAGCTCGAATAAAACCCCTTTCTATATCGGAATGTACTTTTCCCGCAGCTTTTTTTGCTATGGTACCTGTTCTGATAGTCCAGGCTTTAACTTCATCTTCGCCCACAGTGAAAAAAGATATTAATCCCAAATGTTTGTAACATACACCTGATAATCTTTCAATTCCTGATTCTTTTAATCCTAAATCATCCAAAAATAGCTGTCTTTCCTCCGGTTCTAACTCACTTATTTCCATCTCTAATTTGCCACAGATATTTAAACTAGCCATATTCCCGTCCTGGATAGTTTTATCTATTTTCTCTTTTTGGGAATATAATTTCGTCTTGAATTGTTCTTCGCTAAGATTC encodes:
- a CDS encoding Rrf2 family transcriptional regulator, whose product is MRLSTRARYGTRLMLELALNFDKGTLFLKDIAKKEEISEKYLSHLVIPLRASGLVNSSRGAHGGYRLAKSPSQITLNEIIKTLEGGISCVECVKNPSVCNRASKCATRGIWEKLDEKISDELSSVTLKDLMNSQKEID